CTTCGCCGGTAAGCCTGAAGGTGTACGATCTCCTCGGGCGGGAGGTGGTCTCCCTGTCAGAAGGAGAAAAACCCGCCGGAGAGCACCGTGTTGTATGGAATGGCTCGGACAGCAAGGGAAAGCAGGTTTCTTCGGGAGTATACCTCTACCGGCTTATAGCCGGAGGAAGAGAGGAAACGCGGAAGATGCTTTTGGCAAGGTAAATAGCAGAGAGGTATCCTATGTGAATAAAGGCGGCTGGAAAATTGCCGCCTTTTTTTTATAAATGTTGCATTGAGATGACCTGCATTTTACTTTATCTTAACTACATAAAAAAAAGCTAATCCTTGATTATAAAGGAAAATTTACCATGACACTATCACCCGAAATTTCTCCCTACCTGGCCCTTCGGATTCTCAAAGAAGGCAACGCACGGTTCGTTTCCGACAGACTTGAACACCCGCATTCCGGAATCTTGCGCCGTAACGAGATGGCCGGAGGCCAGCATCCGTTTGCGGCTGTTGTTGCCTGTTCCGATTCACGGGTTCCCCCGGAGATCATTTTCGACCGTGGAATCGGGGATTTGTTCGTGGTTCGGGTCGCAGGCAATATCCTGGAGCCGGCAGGACTGGGCAGCCTGGTGTTTGCAGTGAGACATCTGGACTGTCCGCTCATCGTGGTCATGGGGCATGAGTCGTGCGGCGCGGTGAAAGCCTCTCTTGCTCCGGACACCGATTTGATCCGTGAACCGGTAGCGGTAATCCGGATTGCCGAGATGATCCGTGAAAATATTCCGGATACCATATCCCGGCGCTCGAAGATTGTGGATATCACTGCTGCCGCTGTAAAAGAAAATGCGGGAACTGTTGCGAAACAAATTGAAAGCGAGCCTTTCCTGGAACAGAAGGTAGCCGAAGGTGCAGTCGCAGTAAAAATGGCTTATTATTCGTTCGCGACCGGAGTGGTATCCTGGCTGTAGGATGATGCGGCAAAAAAATCCGGTTATTTTTTTTATACATGACGACATATTTTATTTCGTTTCTTTTCAAAATAGATGCCGAAACGGTTTCACCGTTCCCGAGAAACGGCAACGATTTCACCGTTCCCGAGAAACGGCAACGGTTTCATCGTTCCCGCGAAGCGGCAACAAGTTCGGCATGACATATATATCCTTGCGTCATATGAGGAAAAAAAGTATATTTGATTTTTAAAAATCAGACGAACACAAGGGGATGATTCTAAAATGAATGAAATGAAAACTAAAGCTCAGGAATCGGAAGTAGTTCGGGGATTGCAGGATGTAGTCGCCGCTGAAACGGATATTTCCTATGTGGACGGAGCAAACGGTGATCTCTATTATAAGGGATATAATATTCACGACATTGCAGACACTGCCTCGTATATGGAGGTTGCATACCTTCTCCTGAATAGTGATATGCCCACTGTGAGCCAGATGGATCAATTCCGTCTCCAGACCGTTTCCGAGATGCGTCTTCCAACTCAGCTCATCCAAATGATGGAGATCATGCCTCCTTCCGGTCATCCTATGGATGTGCTGCGGACCACAGTATCGGCGCTTTCCTGTTTCGATCCTGATGCGGTAGATAACTCTGAAGGGGCGAACCGCCGTAAGGCAATACGTCTTATAGCGCAGATTCCCACCATTGTTGCGCACCTGTATCGTATTCGTCACAATAAAAACCTTCTTTCGCCGGACCCTCATATCAGCATGGCGGCCAACATTCTGTATATGCTGCACGGGCGAATTCCCTGCGATGCGCATATTCGGGCGATGGATCAGCTCCTGCTTTTGCATGCCGACCACGGTCTTAATGCATCGACATTTGCTGCGCGGGTCACCGCCTCCACACATGCCGACATGCACGCAGCCATAACCTCGGCCATCGGGACTCTCAACGGCCCCCTGCACGGCGGCGCCAATGAGCGGGTTATGAAAATGCTGAAGGAGATTAACAATGTAGATGAAGTTGAAGAATACATCCACTCCATGCTTGCCCAGGGCCAGCGGGTTATGGGTTTTGGTCACCGGGTTTACAAAAAAGAGGATCCCCGCGCCAAGCATTTACGGAAATCCTCTGAAGAACTGTGCAATTTATCCGGCGATAAAAAGTTCTTCACTATCGCTCACCGTATAGAAAACATTGTGCTGGAGAAAAAGGGAATATATCCGAATGTGGACTTCTATTCGGCCACAGTCCAGCATGCGCTCGGTATCCCGGAAGAATTTTATACCACCATTTTTGCCTCTTCCAGAATATCCGGCTGGGTGGCGCATGTTCTGGAACAGTATCACGACAACCGGCTGATTCGCCCTACATCCAAATATATCGGAACTTTTAACCGTAAATTTATGCCAATTTGCGAACGCTGAAATAGAAGATGAGGCCAACTTTCGGAATTAAAGGCGGCGCTGCGGGAGGCGGGATTCATATACCCGCTGGTTGGTGAAATGCACACGATGCCGGGTTTACCCACAGTACCGGCCGGGGCTGGAATCGATATTGATGAAGAAGGCAGAATTACCGGATTGTTCTAAAAAGTCATGCGTTTTCGTCTATATGATAGGGAAACCTTTATAAAGATGGGGATTGTTAAATGATTAAGTTTATTCACGCAGCTGATATTCATTTAGACAGTCCTTTATGCGGGTTGAGTCGATACGATGGAGCGCCGGAAGAGGAAATTCGCCAATCCACACGCAAGGCATTGGAAAACCTGGTGGCAAATGCGATAGAAGACAAAGT
The genomic region above belongs to Candidatus Latescibacter sp. and contains:
- a CDS encoding T9SS type A sorting domain-containing protein codes for the protein MEDAAAEAPQVFTLRQNTPNPFNPATAISYTLRKSSPVSLKVYDLLGREVVSLSEGEKPAGEHRVVWNGSDSKGKQVSSGVYLYRLIAGGREETRKMLLAR
- a CDS encoding carbonic anhydrase, with the protein product MTLSPEISPYLALRILKEGNARFVSDRLEHPHSGILRRNEMAGGQHPFAAVVACSDSRVPPEIIFDRGIGDLFVVRVAGNILEPAGLGSLVFAVRHLDCPLIVVMGHESCGAVKASLAPDTDLIREPVAVIRIAEMIRENIPDTISRRSKIVDITAAAVKENAGTVAKQIESEPFLEQKVAEGAVAVKMAYYSFATGVVSWL
- a CDS encoding citrate/2-methylcitrate synthase is translated as MNEMKTKAQESEVVRGLQDVVAAETDISYVDGANGDLYYKGYNIHDIADTASYMEVAYLLLNSDMPTVSQMDQFRLQTVSEMRLPTQLIQMMEIMPPSGHPMDVLRTTVSALSCFDPDAVDNSEGANRRKAIRLIAQIPTIVAHLYRIRHNKNLLSPDPHISMAANILYMLHGRIPCDAHIRAMDQLLLLHADHGLNASTFAARVTASTHADMHAAITSAIGTLNGPLHGGANERVMKMLKEINNVDEVEEYIHSMLAQGQRVMGFGHRVYKKEDPRAKHLRKSSEELCNLSGDKKFFTIAHRIENIVLEKKGIYPNVDFYSATVQHALGIPEEFYTTIFASSRISGWVAHVLEQYHDNRLIRPTSKYIGTFNRKFMPICER